From the genome of Mixophyes fleayi isolate aMixFle1 chromosome 2, aMixFle1.hap1, whole genome shotgun sequence, one region includes:
- the PGM2L1 gene encoding glucose 1,6-bisphosphate synthase — MNLEIHQMTGCTQTLSANPKTRAQIETLLQDGKNKELRDRLCCRMSFGTAGLRSAMGAGFSKINDLTVIQTTQGMYHYLLRCFPDVKQRGLVVGYDTRAQASSNCSSESLAKLAATVLLSRDVPVYLFSKYVPTPFVPYAVQRLRAVAGIMITASHNRKEDNGYKVYWENGAQINSPHDKEILSSVERNPEPWSDSWRENLVDHSPLMKDPLEDITRSYMDDLRMLCFHRELNQKTSLKFVHTSFHGVGHDYVQSAFKVFGFNPPIPVPEQKDPDHNFSTVKCPNPEEGECVLELSLRLAEKEGARVVLATDPDADRLAVAEIQDTGRWKVFTGNELAALLGWWMFFCWKKSGVKCDVQDVYMLATAVSSTILRAIASREGFQLEETLPGFKWIGNRVKILLDKGKTVLFAFEESIGYMCRTAVLDKDGVSAAVVVAEMAAYLDSTNMTLEQQLIHIYETYGYHISKTSYFLCYEPITIKRIFERLRNYNAPKQYPESCGAYGVLYVRDIPMGYDSSQQNKRSLLPVSKNSQMITFTFQNGCVATLRASGTEPKIKYYAEMCGRPGKSDRSFLEEELKKVIQVLVEEFLEPSKNGLIWRAL; from the exons ATGAACCTTGAGATCCATCAGATGACTGGCTGTACTCAGACTCTGAGTGCG AACCCTAAAACCAGAGCCCAGATTGAGACCCTGCTCCAGGATGGGAAGAACAAGGAGCTGCGGGACAGGCTCTGCTGCCGGATGTCCTTCGGCACGGCTGGGTTACGCTCCGCCATGGGGGCCGGCTTCTCCAAAATCAATGACCTGACTGTCATACAGACCacacag GGTATGTACCACTATCTGCTCAGATGTTTTCCTGATGTCAAACAGAGGGGTCTGGTGGTCGGATACGACACACGTGCCCAAGCATCCAGCAACTGCAGCAGTGAGAG CCTCGCTAAACTTgctgccactgtgctgctcagcAGAGACGTACCAGTATACCTGTTCTCCAAGTACGTCCCAACGCCATTCGTG CCCTACGCTGTTCAGAGGCTCCGCGCGGTCGCTGGTATAATGATCACAGCGTCTCACAATCGTAAAGAAGATAACGGATACAAG GTGTATTGGGAAAACGGGGCTCAGATCAACTCTCCCCATGACAAAGAGATCCTGAGCAGTGTGGAAAGGAACCCAGAACCGTGGTCTGATTCCTGGAGAGAGAACCTGGTGGATCACAGCCCACTGATGAAAGACCCCCTGGAAGACATCACCAGGAGCTACATGGACGACCTCCGAATGCTTTGTTTTCACAG GGAACTGAACCAGAAGACCTCACTGAAGTTTGTTCACACGTCCTTTCATGGTGTAGGGCACGACTACGTACAATCTGCTTTCAAAGTGTTTGGATTTAACCCACCAATCCCAGTCCCTGAACAGAAAGACCCAGACCACAACTTTTCAACTGTGAAATGTCCAAACCCCGAGGAAGGAGAGTGTGTGCTG GAGCTGTCGCTCAGACTGGCGGAAAAAGAGGGTGCTAGAGTGGTGCTGGCCACAGACCCAGATGCTGACAGGCTAGCCGTGGCCGAAATACAAGACAC CGGCCGCTGGAAGGTGTTTACTGGTAACGAGCTGGCGGCCCTCCTGGGGTGGTGGATGTTCTTTTGCTGGAAGAAATCGGGAGTGAAATGTGATGTGCAGGACGTTTACATGCTGGCCACCGCGGTCTCCTCCACCATCCTGCGGGCGATCGCCAGCAGGGAAGGCTTCCAGCTGGAG GAAACTCTGCCGGGATTTAAATGGATCGGAAACAGGGTGAAGATTCTGCTGGATAAAGGAAAAACTGTCCTGTTTGCGTTTGAGGAATCTATAG GCTACATGTGCCGTACGGCCGTGCTGGACAAGGATGGGGTCAGCGCAGCTGTGGTGGTTGCAGAGATGGCAGCGTATCTGGACAGCACCAATATGACCCTGGAGCAGCAGCTCATCCACATATACGAGAC ATACGGTTATCACATTTCAAAAACCTCCTATTTCCTGTGCTACGAGCCCATCACCATCAAGAGGATATTCGAACGGCTGCGTAACTATAACGCCCCAAAGCAGTACCCAGAGTCGTGTGGGGCGTACGGGGTCCTCTATGTGCGAGACATCCCGATGGGCTACGACAGCAGCCAGCAGAACAAGAGGAGC TTACTTCCTGTGAGTAAGAACAGCCAGATGATCACGTTCACGTTCCAGAACGGCTGCGTGGCCACCTTGAGAGCCAGCGGGACCGAACCAAAGATCAAATACTACGCGGAGATGTGCGGGAGACCGGGAAAGAG CGACCGATCCTTCCTAGAGGAAGAGTTGAAGAAAGTTATTCAGGTGCTGGTGGAGGAGTTTCTGGAACCCAGCAAGAACGGGCTGATCTGGAGAGCTCTGTAA